In one Nitrososphaera viennensis EN76 genomic region, the following are encoded:
- a CDS encoding heavy metal translocating P-type ATPase, producing MEEASAQTTATKKTLLKIGGMHCAGCVNSIQRHVSTVEGVSKVEVNLASEKAVVEFDPAKVGLPDIEKAIEEVGYRVVYEKVSLKVEGITDSADAQRLEGGISRMEGVRSASANYGNAQVLVEYSPALVSLADIRKKVGDYGYSVIGESTQASAHDVEARKLKNLFFLGVAFTVPVVLFSYPEVFSFLPLAGTSAGAYIAFAAASIVQFVTGSRFYSGAFRIARMRSANMDTLVVLGTTAAYVFSAYNTFPAPTWHGIYYDASSLVITFILLGKYLELKTKGRTGAVIRKMLELQPKAARVKKADGSEVETPVELIQPGDIIIVRPGEKIPVDSTVVQGKSAIDESMATGESAPVHKKTGDSAIGGTVNREGMLLVKATRVGADSFLSQVVKLVEEAMGKKPAMQKLVDKVAGYFAYAVMAVAVAAFGIWYALAAGATEAAIIPAVAILAVACPCALGLATPTAIMVGMGKGAAHGVIFKSGDAIEALSKARAVVFDKTGTLTQGRPQVTDVIQLKQEIDTEGQSVPDSTGVLLLAATAENYSEHPLAKAIVGHAKSAGIEPKEVSDFQVTPGMGVTAVWDGTTVRVGSKKFIEEAGVGAAVSSAQAAVEKLQAQGKTAVLVTANSDIVGVIGLMDAPKQEAREAIEALKGLGIEPVMVTGDNRRTAEEIARLVGIERVYAGVLPSGKVDAINEIRKSGMVVVAMVGDGINDAPALTAADVGMAIGSGTDLAIEAGSVVLVKSDIRGVVSAVEIARKTVGKIKQNLAYAFLYNVVLIPVAAMGLLYPALAGLAMAASSVSVTASSLALKRWKPRLSG from the coding sequence GTGGAGGAGGCAAGCGCCCAGACAACAGCAACAAAAAAGACCCTGCTCAAGATAGGCGGGATGCACTGCGCGGGGTGCGTCAATTCCATCCAGAGGCACGTCTCGACAGTTGAAGGCGTGTCAAAGGTGGAGGTCAACCTCGCAAGCGAAAAGGCGGTTGTAGAATTTGACCCTGCAAAGGTGGGTTTGCCCGACATCGAAAAGGCAATTGAAGAGGTCGGCTACCGGGTAGTCTACGAAAAGGTGTCGCTAAAGGTCGAGGGCATCACCGACTCGGCAGACGCCCAGAGACTGGAAGGCGGGATTTCGAGGATGGAAGGCGTCAGGTCGGCGTCTGCAAACTATGGAAACGCGCAGGTGCTTGTCGAGTACAGCCCTGCGCTCGTGTCGCTTGCAGACATTCGCAAAAAGGTGGGCGACTATGGCTACAGCGTCATTGGCGAGAGCACGCAGGCAAGCGCCCACGACGTCGAGGCGCGCAAGCTCAAAAACCTGTTCTTTCTTGGCGTCGCATTCACGGTACCTGTCGTTTTGTTCAGCTACCCAGAAGTGTTTTCGTTCCTGCCGCTTGCTGGGACAAGCGCCGGGGCGTATATCGCTTTTGCTGCGGCGTCAATAGTCCAGTTTGTCACTGGGAGCAGGTTCTACTCTGGCGCATTCAGGATAGCAAGGATGAGGTCTGCCAACATGGACACGCTTGTGGTCCTTGGCACGACTGCCGCATACGTGTTCAGCGCATACAACACTTTCCCGGCGCCAACATGGCACGGCATCTACTACGACGCCTCGTCGCTTGTGATCACGTTCATACTGCTCGGCAAGTACCTTGAGCTAAAGACAAAGGGCAGGACTGGCGCCGTGATACGCAAGATGCTGGAGCTCCAGCCCAAGGCGGCAAGGGTCAAAAAGGCAGACGGCTCGGAGGTAGAGACGCCGGTGGAACTGATACAGCCCGGCGACATCATAATCGTCAGGCCGGGAGAAAAGATACCTGTCGACTCGACGGTTGTGCAGGGCAAGTCCGCAATCGACGAGTCGATGGCGACAGGCGAGTCCGCACCCGTACACAAGAAAACCGGCGACAGCGCAATCGGAGGCACCGTGAACAGGGAAGGGATGCTCCTTGTCAAGGCGACCAGGGTTGGCGCAGACTCGTTTCTTTCACAGGTAGTGAAGCTGGTCGAAGAGGCTATGGGCAAAAAGCCGGCGATGCAGAAGCTCGTGGACAAGGTTGCAGGGTATTTCGCGTACGCGGTGATGGCAGTTGCCGTTGCGGCCTTTGGCATATGGTACGCGCTTGCAGCAGGAGCAACAGAAGCAGCGATAATCCCGGCAGTGGCCATACTGGCCGTGGCGTGCCCGTGCGCGCTCGGCCTTGCCACTCCCACCGCGATAATGGTCGGGATGGGCAAGGGCGCTGCGCATGGAGTCATCTTCAAGAGCGGCGACGCGATTGAGGCGCTCAGCAAGGCCAGGGCGGTAGTATTTGACAAGACGGGCACGCTCACGCAGGGCAGGCCGCAGGTCACAGACGTCATACAGCTAAAGCAGGAAATTGATACGGAAGGCCAGAGCGTGCCTGACAGTACAGGCGTGCTGCTCCTTGCCGCCACTGCGGAGAACTACTCGGAGCACCCACTTGCAAAGGCAATAGTCGGCCACGCCAAGAGCGCAGGGATAGAGCCGAAGGAGGTCTCTGACTTTCAGGTGACCCCAGGCATGGGCGTGACTGCGGTATGGGACGGCACCACGGTAAGGGTGGGCAGCAAAAAGTTCATAGAAGAGGCGGGCGTGGGCGCCGCCGTCTCGTCTGCGCAGGCAGCGGTGGAAAAACTGCAGGCGCAGGGCAAGACGGCTGTGCTGGTGACTGCAAACAGCGACATTGTCGGCGTCATCGGCCTGATGGACGCGCCCAAGCAAGAGGCCAGAGAAGCGATAGAGGCGCTCAAGGGCCTCGGCATCGAGCCAGTGATGGTGACAGGCGACAACAGGAGGACGGCCGAGGAGATAGCCAGGCTAGTCGGAATAGAGAGGGTCTATGCAGGAGTGCTCCCTTCAGGCAAGGTGGACGCAATAAACGAGATACGCAAAAGCGGCATGGTAGTAGTGGCGATGGTAGGCGACGGGATAAACGACGCTCCCGCTCTCACTGCCGCCGATGTCGGCATGGCTATAGGCTCTGGCACAGACCTTGCGATAGAGGCAGGAAGCGTAGTGCTAGTAAAAAGCGACATTCGCGGCGTAGTTTCAGCGGTCGAGATTGCAAGAAAGACGGTCGGCAAGATAAAGCAGAACCTTGCATACGCATTTCTCTATAATGTCGTTCTGATACCGGTCGCAGCGATGGGGTTGCTGTATCCCGCGCTGGCAGGGCTTGCGATGGCCGCAAGCTCGGTGTCGGTGACTGCCAGCTCGCTTGCGCTCAAAAGGTGGAAGCCAAGG